The following proteins are encoded in a genomic region of Drosophila willistoni isolate 14030-0811.24 chromosome 3R, UCI_dwil_1.1, whole genome shotgun sequence:
- the LOC6649704 gene encoding bestrophin-2 isoform X4, which produces MTITYTGEVATCRGFGCFLKLLLRWRGSIYKLVWLDLLAFLICYYVLNLMYRFALNEGQKETFEAIVEYCNSYSDLIPLSFVLGFYVSIVMTRWWNQYTSIPWPDPIAVFVSSNVHGQDERGRVMRRTIMRYVCLCLTMVLVNVSPRVKKRFPSLDNLVEAGLLNDNERTIIEAMNKSFPRPSKHWLPIVWAASIITRARKEGRIRDDFAVKTIIDELNKFRGQCGLLISYDTISVPLVYTQVVTLAVYSYFLTCCMGQQWTDGKVVGNTSYLNKVDLYFPVFTTLQFFFYMGWLKVAESLINPFGEDDDDFEVNWMVDRNLQVSYLIVDEMHHDHPELLKDQYWDEVFPNELPYTIAAERFRENHPEPSTAKIEVPKSAAMPSTMSSVRIDEMADDASGIHFSAGNGKMRLGSSPSLVSVSGTMSRVNTVASALKRFLSRDDSRPGSATPSEEQNKYRFPASASSASLTGGGGLGLGSATSGGKPAGSLRITHQVIEEVDEQATITSMRANEQRPNVKDIFAPPSQQGTEGGPTTTTLQPPPPGTQPPQGRSNPVDIPGRTPQYARAQSQYEPTLFPPGGVDALLSTSAPAGGSPSLLATAPSSPVAESESTKSLFDQQKAVSRETVENMDIRSSNDVLAGTGNSGPVDDGDDFEKLKAAREKEKLMRQQKTLVRTISTAPGVEQAAVPLVPGVPVTMPIGAIVSQVNNPAVISAVPSSADLLGGGEPVSSSTIKSEDATTGS; this is translated from the exons ATGACAATTACATATACAGGTGAAGTGGCCACTTGTCGGGGCTTTGGCTGTTTTCTCAAATTACTTCTCAG ATGGCGTGGAAGCATTTACAAATTGGTTTGGCTGGATTTGCTGGCATTTCTTATTTGTTACTATGTCCTCAATTTAATGTATCGTTTTGCTCTAAACGAGGGCCAAAAAGA GACCTTCGAGGCTATTGTGGAGTATTGCAATAGTTATAGTGATTTAATTCCATTGTCCTTTGTGCTTGGTTTCTATGTGTCAATTGTGATGACACGTTGGTGGAATCAGTATACATCCATACCGTGGCCTGATCCCATAGCCGTATTTGTTAGCTCCAATGTCCATGGCCAGGATGAGCGCGGACGTGTCATGAGACGTACAATAATGCGTTATGTGTGTTTATGCCTAACCATGGTCTTGGTCAATGTCTCGCCGAGGGTGAAGAAACGTTTTCCGAGTCTCGATAATCTGGTAGAGGCAGGTCTCCTCAATGACAATGAACGCACCATTATCGAGGCCATGAACAAATCATTCCCAAGGCCCTCCAAACACTGGTTGCCCATCGTATGGGCAGCTAGTATTATAACCAGAGCCCGCAAGGAGGGTCGTATACGTGATGATTTTGCAGTGAAGACCATTATTGATGAACTGAACAAATTTCGTGGTCAATGTGGTCTATTAATCAGCTATGATACGATCAGTGTGCCTTTGGTTTACACTCAGGTGGTCACTCTGGCGGTGTACTCGTATTTCCTCACCTGTTGCATGGGCCAGCAATGGACAGATGGCAAGGTCGTGGGCAATACTAGCTATTTGAACAAAGTAGATTTGTATTTTCCAGTATTTACCACGCTTCAGTTCTTCTTCTACATGGGTTGGCTTAAGGTGGCCGAGTCCCTGATCAATCCATTTggtgaggatgatgatgacttTGAG GTCAATTGGATGGTAGATCGCAATCTTCAGGTATCCTATTTAATTGTCGATGAGATGCATCACGATCATCCGGAATTGCTCAAGGATCAATACTGGGATGAGGTGTTCCCCAATGAGTTGCCCTATACCATAGCTGCCGAACGTTTTCGTGAGAATCATCCAGAGCCCTCGACAGCCAAAATTGAAGTACCCAAAAGTGCTGCAATGCCATCGACTATGTCGTCTGTGCGCATCGATGAAATG GCTGATGATGCCAGCGGCATTCATTTCTCAGCGGGCAATGGCAAAATGCGTCTGGGATCGTCGCCATCTCTGGTCAGTGTTTCGGGAACAATGTCGCGAGTGAATACAGTAGCCTCGGCTCTCAAGCGATTCCTCAGCCGTGATGACAGTCGTCCGGGTTCGGCCACACCAAGTGAAGAGCAGAACAAGTATCGTTTTCCGGCCAGTGCAAGTTCGGCCAGCCTGACGGGTGGCGGTGGACTGGGCTTGGGATCGGCCACCTCGGGTGGCAAGCCAGCCGGAAGTCTTCGCATCACTCATCAAGTTATCGAAGAGGTCGATGAACAGGCCACCATCACATCGATGCGTGCCAATGAACAGCGTCCCAATGTCAAGGATATTTTTGCTCCACCATCGCAGCAGGGCACAGAGGGCGGACCAACCACAACTACCCTGCAACCGCCTCCACCAGGCACTCAGCCGCCACAAGGCCGATCAAATCCCGTTGATATACCCGGACGTACACCGCAGTATGCTCGGGCACAGTCCCAGTACGAGCCCACACTATTTCCTCCCGGCGGTGTTGATGCCTTGCTGAGCACCTCAGCTCCAGCTGGCGGAAGTCCTTCGCTGCTGGCCACAGCGCCCAGTTCACCTGTGGCCGAGAGCGAGAGCACCAAGTCTCTGTTTGATCAACAGAAGGCAGTCAGCCGTGAGACAG TGGAAAATATGGATATTAGATCCTCCAATGATGTGCTGGCAGGTACAGGCAATAGCGGACCAGTTGACGATGGCGATGATTTTGAAAAGCTGAAGGCTGCACGAGAAAAGGAGAAACTTATGCGGCAGCAGAAGACTTTGGTGCGCACCATCAGCACGGCTCCCGGAGTGGAGCAAGCGGCGGTGCCGTTAGTTCCCGGAGTTCCAGTGACCATGCCCATTGGGGCAATCGTGAGTCAAGTTAATAACCCGGCCGTCATATCGGCTGTGCCGTCTAGCGCCGATCTTTTGGGTGGCGGCGAGCCCGTCTCAAGTTCTACGATCAAATCAGAGGATGCCACCACTGGCAGTTAA
- the LOC6649704 gene encoding uncharacterized protein LOC6649704 isoform X1: protein MTITYTGEVATCRGFGCFLKLLLRWRGSIYKLVWLDLLAFLICYYVLNLMYRFALNEGQKETFEAIVEYCNSYSDLIPLSFVLGFYVSIVMTRWWNQYTSIPWPDPIAVFVSSNVHGQDERGRVMRRTIMRYVCLCLTMVLVNVSPRVKKRFPSLDNLVEAGLLNDNERTIIEAMNKSFPRPSKHWLPIVWAASIITRARKEGRIRDDFAVKTIIDELNKFRGQCGLLISYDTISVPLVYTQVVTLAVYSYFLTCCMGQQWTDGKVVGNTSYLNKVDLYFPVFTTLQFFFYMGWLKVAESLINPFGEDDDDFEVNWMVDRNLQVSYLIVDEMHHDHPELLKDQYWDEVFPNELPYTIAAERFRENHPEPSTAKIEVPKSAAMPSTMSSVRIDEMVGNNATAAPPALASVAPEGGTKLFMEQPQQQGVPLQTVTYDLTKGAPDEEADDASGIHFSAGNGKMRLGSSPSLVSVSGTMSRVNTVASALKRFLSRDDSRPGSATPSEEQNKYRFPASASSASLTGGGGLGLGSATSGGKPAGSLRITHQVIEEVDEQATITSMRANEQRPNVKDIFAPPSQQGTEGGPTTTTLQPPPPGTQPPQGRSNPVDIPGRTPQYARAQSQYEPTLFPPGGVDALLSTSAPAGGSPSLLATAPSSPVAESESTKSLFDQQKAVSRETERPDAPQVFRWFVTPVENMDIRSSNDVLAGTGNSGPVDDGDDFEKLKAAREKEKLMRQQKTLVRTISTAPGVEQAAVPLVPGVPVTMPIGAIVSQVNNPAVISAVPSSADLLGGGEPVSSSTIKSEDATTGS from the exons ATGACAATTACATATACAGGTGAAGTGGCCACTTGTCGGGGCTTTGGCTGTTTTCTCAAATTACTTCTCAG ATGGCGTGGAAGCATTTACAAATTGGTTTGGCTGGATTTGCTGGCATTTCTTATTTGTTACTATGTCCTCAATTTAATGTATCGTTTTGCTCTAAACGAGGGCCAAAAAGA GACCTTCGAGGCTATTGTGGAGTATTGCAATAGTTATAGTGATTTAATTCCATTGTCCTTTGTGCTTGGTTTCTATGTGTCAATTGTGATGACACGTTGGTGGAATCAGTATACATCCATACCGTGGCCTGATCCCATAGCCGTATTTGTTAGCTCCAATGTCCATGGCCAGGATGAGCGCGGACGTGTCATGAGACGTACAATAATGCGTTATGTGTGTTTATGCCTAACCATGGTCTTGGTCAATGTCTCGCCGAGGGTGAAGAAACGTTTTCCGAGTCTCGATAATCTGGTAGAGGCAGGTCTCCTCAATGACAATGAACGCACCATTATCGAGGCCATGAACAAATCATTCCCAAGGCCCTCCAAACACTGGTTGCCCATCGTATGGGCAGCTAGTATTATAACCAGAGCCCGCAAGGAGGGTCGTATACGTGATGATTTTGCAGTGAAGACCATTATTGATGAACTGAACAAATTTCGTGGTCAATGTGGTCTATTAATCAGCTATGATACGATCAGTGTGCCTTTGGTTTACACTCAGGTGGTCACTCTGGCGGTGTACTCGTATTTCCTCACCTGTTGCATGGGCCAGCAATGGACAGATGGCAAGGTCGTGGGCAATACTAGCTATTTGAACAAAGTAGATTTGTATTTTCCAGTATTTACCACGCTTCAGTTCTTCTTCTACATGGGTTGGCTTAAGGTGGCCGAGTCCCTGATCAATCCATTTggtgaggatgatgatgacttTGAG GTCAATTGGATGGTAGATCGCAATCTTCAGGTATCCTATTTAATTGTCGATGAGATGCATCACGATCATCCGGAATTGCTCAAGGATCAATACTGGGATGAGGTGTTCCCCAATGAGTTGCCCTATACCATAGCTGCCGAACGTTTTCGTGAGAATCATCCAGAGCCCTCGACAGCCAAAATTGAAGTACCCAAAAGTGCTGCAATGCCATCGACTATGTCGTCTGTGCGCATCGATGAAATGGTTGGTAATaatgccactgctgcaccacCAGCTCTGGCTAGTGTTGCCCCCGAGGGGGGTACAAAACTCTTTATGGAACAGCCACAGCAACAGGGTGTACCCCTGCAGACAGTCACTTATGACCTAACCAAGGGTGCGCCAGATGAGGAG GCTGATGATGCCAGCGGCATTCATTTCTCAGCGGGCAATGGCAAAATGCGTCTGGGATCGTCGCCATCTCTGGTCAGTGTTTCGGGAACAATGTCGCGAGTGAATACAGTAGCCTCGGCTCTCAAGCGATTCCTCAGCCGTGATGACAGTCGTCCGGGTTCGGCCACACCAAGTGAAGAGCAGAACAAGTATCGTTTTCCGGCCAGTGCAAGTTCGGCCAGCCTGACGGGTGGCGGTGGACTGGGCTTGGGATCGGCCACCTCGGGTGGCAAGCCAGCCGGAAGTCTTCGCATCACTCATCAAGTTATCGAAGAGGTCGATGAACAGGCCACCATCACATCGATGCGTGCCAATGAACAGCGTCCCAATGTCAAGGATATTTTTGCTCCACCATCGCAGCAGGGCACAGAGGGCGGACCAACCACAACTACCCTGCAACCGCCTCCACCAGGCACTCAGCCGCCACAAGGCCGATCAAATCCCGTTGATATACCCGGACGTACACCGCAGTATGCTCGGGCACAGTCCCAGTACGAGCCCACACTATTTCCTCCCGGCGGTGTTGATGCCTTGCTGAGCACCTCAGCTCCAGCTGGCGGAAGTCCTTCGCTGCTGGCCACAGCGCCCAGTTCACCTGTGGCCGAGAGCGAGAGCACCAAGTCTCTGTTTGATCAACAGAAGGCAGTCAGCCGTGAGACAG AGAGACCAGATGCACCTCAGGTTTTCAGGTGGTTCGTGACACCCG TGGAAAATATGGATATTAGATCCTCCAATGATGTGCTGGCAGGTACAGGCAATAGCGGACCAGTTGACGATGGCGATGATTTTGAAAAGCTGAAGGCTGCACGAGAAAAGGAGAAACTTATGCGGCAGCAGAAGACTTTGGTGCGCACCATCAGCACGGCTCCCGGAGTGGAGCAAGCGGCGGTGCCGTTAGTTCCCGGAGTTCCAGTGACCATGCCCATTGGGGCAATCGTGAGTCAAGTTAATAACCCGGCCGTCATATCGGCTGTGCCGTCTAGCGCCGATCTTTTGGGTGGCGGCGAGCCCGTCTCAAGTTCTACGATCAAATCAGAGGATGCCACCACTGGCAGTTAA
- the LOC6649704 gene encoding bestrophin-2 isoform X3 encodes MTITYTGEVATCRGFGCFLKLLLRWRGSIYKLVWLDLLAFLICYYVLNLMYRFALNEGQKETFEAIVEYCNSYSDLIPLSFVLGFYVSIVMTRWWNQYTSIPWPDPIAVFVSSNVHGQDERGRVMRRTIMRYVCLCLTMVLVNVSPRVKKRFPSLDNLVEAGLLNDNERTIIEAMNKSFPRPSKHWLPIVWAASIITRARKEGRIRDDFAVKTIIDELNKFRGQCGLLISYDTISVPLVYTQVVTLAVYSYFLTCCMGQQWTDGKVVGNTSYLNKVDLYFPVFTTLQFFFYMGWLKVAESLINPFGEDDDDFEVNWMVDRNLQVSYLIVDEMHHDHPELLKDQYWDEVFPNELPYTIAAERFRENHPEPSTAKIEVPKSAAMPSTMSSVRIDEMADDASGIHFSAGNGKMRLGSSPSLVSVSGTMSRVNTVASALKRFLSRDDSRPGSATPSEEQNKYRFPASASSASLTGGGGLGLGSATSGGKPAGSLRITHQVIEEVDEQATITSMRANEQRPNVKDIFAPPSQQGTEGGPTTTTLQPPPPGTQPPQGRSNPVDIPGRTPQYARAQSQYEPTLFPPGGVDALLSTSAPAGGSPSLLATAPSSPVAESESTKSLFDQQKAVSRETERPDAPQVFRWFVTPVENMDIRSSNDVLAGTGNSGPVDDGDDFEKLKAAREKEKLMRQQKTLVRTISTAPGVEQAAVPLVPGVPVTMPIGAIVSQVNNPAVISAVPSSADLLGGGEPVSSSTIKSEDATTGS; translated from the exons ATGACAATTACATATACAGGTGAAGTGGCCACTTGTCGGGGCTTTGGCTGTTTTCTCAAATTACTTCTCAG ATGGCGTGGAAGCATTTACAAATTGGTTTGGCTGGATTTGCTGGCATTTCTTATTTGTTACTATGTCCTCAATTTAATGTATCGTTTTGCTCTAAACGAGGGCCAAAAAGA GACCTTCGAGGCTATTGTGGAGTATTGCAATAGTTATAGTGATTTAATTCCATTGTCCTTTGTGCTTGGTTTCTATGTGTCAATTGTGATGACACGTTGGTGGAATCAGTATACATCCATACCGTGGCCTGATCCCATAGCCGTATTTGTTAGCTCCAATGTCCATGGCCAGGATGAGCGCGGACGTGTCATGAGACGTACAATAATGCGTTATGTGTGTTTATGCCTAACCATGGTCTTGGTCAATGTCTCGCCGAGGGTGAAGAAACGTTTTCCGAGTCTCGATAATCTGGTAGAGGCAGGTCTCCTCAATGACAATGAACGCACCATTATCGAGGCCATGAACAAATCATTCCCAAGGCCCTCCAAACACTGGTTGCCCATCGTATGGGCAGCTAGTATTATAACCAGAGCCCGCAAGGAGGGTCGTATACGTGATGATTTTGCAGTGAAGACCATTATTGATGAACTGAACAAATTTCGTGGTCAATGTGGTCTATTAATCAGCTATGATACGATCAGTGTGCCTTTGGTTTACACTCAGGTGGTCACTCTGGCGGTGTACTCGTATTTCCTCACCTGTTGCATGGGCCAGCAATGGACAGATGGCAAGGTCGTGGGCAATACTAGCTATTTGAACAAAGTAGATTTGTATTTTCCAGTATTTACCACGCTTCAGTTCTTCTTCTACATGGGTTGGCTTAAGGTGGCCGAGTCCCTGATCAATCCATTTggtgaggatgatgatgacttTGAG GTCAATTGGATGGTAGATCGCAATCTTCAGGTATCCTATTTAATTGTCGATGAGATGCATCACGATCATCCGGAATTGCTCAAGGATCAATACTGGGATGAGGTGTTCCCCAATGAGTTGCCCTATACCATAGCTGCCGAACGTTTTCGTGAGAATCATCCAGAGCCCTCGACAGCCAAAATTGAAGTACCCAAAAGTGCTGCAATGCCATCGACTATGTCGTCTGTGCGCATCGATGAAATG GCTGATGATGCCAGCGGCATTCATTTCTCAGCGGGCAATGGCAAAATGCGTCTGGGATCGTCGCCATCTCTGGTCAGTGTTTCGGGAACAATGTCGCGAGTGAATACAGTAGCCTCGGCTCTCAAGCGATTCCTCAGCCGTGATGACAGTCGTCCGGGTTCGGCCACACCAAGTGAAGAGCAGAACAAGTATCGTTTTCCGGCCAGTGCAAGTTCGGCCAGCCTGACGGGTGGCGGTGGACTGGGCTTGGGATCGGCCACCTCGGGTGGCAAGCCAGCCGGAAGTCTTCGCATCACTCATCAAGTTATCGAAGAGGTCGATGAACAGGCCACCATCACATCGATGCGTGCCAATGAACAGCGTCCCAATGTCAAGGATATTTTTGCTCCACCATCGCAGCAGGGCACAGAGGGCGGACCAACCACAACTACCCTGCAACCGCCTCCACCAGGCACTCAGCCGCCACAAGGCCGATCAAATCCCGTTGATATACCCGGACGTACACCGCAGTATGCTCGGGCACAGTCCCAGTACGAGCCCACACTATTTCCTCCCGGCGGTGTTGATGCCTTGCTGAGCACCTCAGCTCCAGCTGGCGGAAGTCCTTCGCTGCTGGCCACAGCGCCCAGTTCACCTGTGGCCGAGAGCGAGAGCACCAAGTCTCTGTTTGATCAACAGAAGGCAGTCAGCCGTGAGACAG AGAGACCAGATGCACCTCAGGTTTTCAGGTGGTTCGTGACACCCG TGGAAAATATGGATATTAGATCCTCCAATGATGTGCTGGCAGGTACAGGCAATAGCGGACCAGTTGACGATGGCGATGATTTTGAAAAGCTGAAGGCTGCACGAGAAAAGGAGAAACTTATGCGGCAGCAGAAGACTTTGGTGCGCACCATCAGCACGGCTCCCGGAGTGGAGCAAGCGGCGGTGCCGTTAGTTCCCGGAGTTCCAGTGACCATGCCCATTGGGGCAATCGTGAGTCAAGTTAATAACCCGGCCGTCATATCGGCTGTGCCGTCTAGCGCCGATCTTTTGGGTGGCGGCGAGCCCGTCTCAAGTTCTACGATCAAATCAGAGGATGCCACCACTGGCAGTTAA
- the LOC6649704 gene encoding bestrophin-2 isoform X2 translates to MTITYTGEVATCRGFGCFLKLLLRWRGSIYKLVWLDLLAFLICYYVLNLMYRFALNEGQKETFEAIVEYCNSYSDLIPLSFVLGFYVSIVMTRWWNQYTSIPWPDPIAVFVSSNVHGQDERGRVMRRTIMRYVCLCLTMVLVNVSPRVKKRFPSLDNLVEAGLLNDNERTIIEAMNKSFPRPSKHWLPIVWAASIITRARKEGRIRDDFAVKTIIDELNKFRGQCGLLISYDTISVPLVYTQVVTLAVYSYFLTCCMGQQWTDGKVVGNTSYLNKVDLYFPVFTTLQFFFYMGWLKVAESLINPFGEDDDDFEVNWMVDRNLQVSYLIVDEMHHDHPELLKDQYWDEVFPNELPYTIAAERFRENHPEPSTAKIEVPKSAAMPSTMSSVRIDEMVGNNATAAPPALASVAPEGGTKLFMEQPQQQGVPLQTVTYDLTKGAPDEEADDASGIHFSAGNGKMRLGSSPSLVSVSGTMSRVNTVASALKRFLSRDDSRPGSATPSEEQNKYRFPASASSASLTGGGGLGLGSATSGGKPAGSLRITHQVIEEVDEQATITSMRANEQRPNVKDIFAPPSQQGTEGGPTTTTLQPPPPGTQPPQGRSNPVDIPGRTPQYARAQSQYEPTLFPPGGVDALLSTSAPAGGSPSLLATAPSSPVAESESTKSLFDQQKAVSRETVENMDIRSSNDVLAGTGNSGPVDDGDDFEKLKAAREKEKLMRQQKTLVRTISTAPGVEQAAVPLVPGVPVTMPIGAIVSQVNNPAVISAVPSSADLLGGGEPVSSSTIKSEDATTGS, encoded by the exons ATGACAATTACATATACAGGTGAAGTGGCCACTTGTCGGGGCTTTGGCTGTTTTCTCAAATTACTTCTCAG ATGGCGTGGAAGCATTTACAAATTGGTTTGGCTGGATTTGCTGGCATTTCTTATTTGTTACTATGTCCTCAATTTAATGTATCGTTTTGCTCTAAACGAGGGCCAAAAAGA GACCTTCGAGGCTATTGTGGAGTATTGCAATAGTTATAGTGATTTAATTCCATTGTCCTTTGTGCTTGGTTTCTATGTGTCAATTGTGATGACACGTTGGTGGAATCAGTATACATCCATACCGTGGCCTGATCCCATAGCCGTATTTGTTAGCTCCAATGTCCATGGCCAGGATGAGCGCGGACGTGTCATGAGACGTACAATAATGCGTTATGTGTGTTTATGCCTAACCATGGTCTTGGTCAATGTCTCGCCGAGGGTGAAGAAACGTTTTCCGAGTCTCGATAATCTGGTAGAGGCAGGTCTCCTCAATGACAATGAACGCACCATTATCGAGGCCATGAACAAATCATTCCCAAGGCCCTCCAAACACTGGTTGCCCATCGTATGGGCAGCTAGTATTATAACCAGAGCCCGCAAGGAGGGTCGTATACGTGATGATTTTGCAGTGAAGACCATTATTGATGAACTGAACAAATTTCGTGGTCAATGTGGTCTATTAATCAGCTATGATACGATCAGTGTGCCTTTGGTTTACACTCAGGTGGTCACTCTGGCGGTGTACTCGTATTTCCTCACCTGTTGCATGGGCCAGCAATGGACAGATGGCAAGGTCGTGGGCAATACTAGCTATTTGAACAAAGTAGATTTGTATTTTCCAGTATTTACCACGCTTCAGTTCTTCTTCTACATGGGTTGGCTTAAGGTGGCCGAGTCCCTGATCAATCCATTTggtgaggatgatgatgacttTGAG GTCAATTGGATGGTAGATCGCAATCTTCAGGTATCCTATTTAATTGTCGATGAGATGCATCACGATCATCCGGAATTGCTCAAGGATCAATACTGGGATGAGGTGTTCCCCAATGAGTTGCCCTATACCATAGCTGCCGAACGTTTTCGTGAGAATCATCCAGAGCCCTCGACAGCCAAAATTGAAGTACCCAAAAGTGCTGCAATGCCATCGACTATGTCGTCTGTGCGCATCGATGAAATGGTTGGTAATaatgccactgctgcaccacCAGCTCTGGCTAGTGTTGCCCCCGAGGGGGGTACAAAACTCTTTATGGAACAGCCACAGCAACAGGGTGTACCCCTGCAGACAGTCACTTATGACCTAACCAAGGGTGCGCCAGATGAGGAG GCTGATGATGCCAGCGGCATTCATTTCTCAGCGGGCAATGGCAAAATGCGTCTGGGATCGTCGCCATCTCTGGTCAGTGTTTCGGGAACAATGTCGCGAGTGAATACAGTAGCCTCGGCTCTCAAGCGATTCCTCAGCCGTGATGACAGTCGTCCGGGTTCGGCCACACCAAGTGAAGAGCAGAACAAGTATCGTTTTCCGGCCAGTGCAAGTTCGGCCAGCCTGACGGGTGGCGGTGGACTGGGCTTGGGATCGGCCACCTCGGGTGGCAAGCCAGCCGGAAGTCTTCGCATCACTCATCAAGTTATCGAAGAGGTCGATGAACAGGCCACCATCACATCGATGCGTGCCAATGAACAGCGTCCCAATGTCAAGGATATTTTTGCTCCACCATCGCAGCAGGGCACAGAGGGCGGACCAACCACAACTACCCTGCAACCGCCTCCACCAGGCACTCAGCCGCCACAAGGCCGATCAAATCCCGTTGATATACCCGGACGTACACCGCAGTATGCTCGGGCACAGTCCCAGTACGAGCCCACACTATTTCCTCCCGGCGGTGTTGATGCCTTGCTGAGCACCTCAGCTCCAGCTGGCGGAAGTCCTTCGCTGCTGGCCACAGCGCCCAGTTCACCTGTGGCCGAGAGCGAGAGCACCAAGTCTCTGTTTGATCAACAGAAGGCAGTCAGCCGTGAGACAG TGGAAAATATGGATATTAGATCCTCCAATGATGTGCTGGCAGGTACAGGCAATAGCGGACCAGTTGACGATGGCGATGATTTTGAAAAGCTGAAGGCTGCACGAGAAAAGGAGAAACTTATGCGGCAGCAGAAGACTTTGGTGCGCACCATCAGCACGGCTCCCGGAGTGGAGCAAGCGGCGGTGCCGTTAGTTCCCGGAGTTCCAGTGACCATGCCCATTGGGGCAATCGTGAGTCAAGTTAATAACCCGGCCGTCATATCGGCTGTGCCGTCTAGCGCCGATCTTTTGGGTGGCGGCGAGCCCGTCTCAAGTTCTACGATCAAATCAGAGGATGCCACCACTGGCAGTTAA